One window of the Ammospiza nelsoni isolate bAmmNel1 chromosome 17, bAmmNel1.pri, whole genome shotgun sequence genome contains the following:
- the TMEM11 gene encoding transmembrane protein 11, mitochondrial, whose amino-acid sequence MAAWGRRRAGPGSTNSGGGRDRVTLSSTDCYIVHEIYNGENAQDQFEYELEQALEAQYKYIVIEPTRIGDETARWITVGNCLHKTAVLAGTTCLFTPLALPVDYSHYISLPAGVLSVACCTLYGISWQFDPCCKYQVEYDAYKLSRLPLHTLTSSTPVVLVRKDDLHRKRLHNTIALAALVYCVKKIYELYAV is encoded by the exons ATGGCGGCGTGGGGAAGGAGGCGCGCGGGCCCCGGCAGCACCAacagcggcggcggccgggacAG GGTGACCTTGTCCTCCACGGACTGTTACATTGTGCACGAGATCTACAACGGGGAGAACGCTCAGGACCAGTTTGAGTACGAGCTGGAGCAGGCGCTGGAGGCGCAGTACAAGTACATCGTGATCGAGCCCACGCGCATCGGGGACGAGACGGCGCGCTGGATCACCGTGGGGAACTGCCTGCACAAAACGGCCGTGCTGGCGGGCACCACCTGCCTCTTCAcccccctggcactgcccgTAGATTATTCTCACTACATATCCCTGCCTGCCGGAGTGCTGAGCGTGGCTTGCTGCACCCTGTACGGGATCTCGTGGCAGTTTGATCCCTGCTGCAAGTACCAGGTGGAGTACGATGCCTATAAACTCTCGCGCCTGCCCCTGCATACGCTCACCTCGTCCACTCCCGTGGTGCTGGTGAGGAAGGACGACCTGCACAGAAAGAGACTGCACAACACGATAGCACTCGCTGCCCTGGTGTACTGTGTAAAGAAGATCTATGAACTCTATGCTGTATGA
- the NATD1 gene encoding protein NATD1: MAHSAPLGLLEQGCPIQVEHDRKRRQFTVRLNGCHDKAVLLYEYVGKRIVDLQHTEVPDAYRGRGIAKHLAKAALDFVVEEDLKAHLTCWYIQKYVKENPLPQYLEHLQP; this comes from the exons ATGGCGCACTCGGCGCCGCTCGgcctcctggagcagggctgccccatccaGGTGGAGCACGATCGCAAGCGGCGGCAGTTCACCGTGCGGCTCAACG gttGCCACGACAAGGCCGTGCTGCTCTACGAGTACGTGGGGAAGCGCATCGTGGACCTGCAGCACACGGAGGTGCCCGACGCCTATCGAGGGAGAGGAATTGCCAAGCACCTGGCAAAG gcagccctggacTTTGTGGTGGAGGAGGACCTGAAGGCCCACCTGACGTGCTGGTACATTCAGAAATACGTCAAGGAGAACCCTCTGCCGCAGTACCTGGAACATTTGCAGCCTTAA